In a single window of the Acidobacteriota bacterium genome:
- a CDS encoding PilZ domain-containing protein, translating to MIRKLINRFSRKLTESTVPNRRRFRAPVKVWFQPEINTESEREKARLSFISGETIDLSRTGLAISTPVIRLKEKYLVGQERKLTVEISLPTGKVQFGAIGKRYEKIGSDVNDERFLVGVHILSCSDADREAYTTFLRKGGRLNGTASAITLNADVK from the coding sequence ATGATCAGGAAACTAATCAATCGCTTCAGCAGAAAGCTGACAGAAAGCACCGTCCCAAACCGACGGCGATTCCGTGCTCCTGTAAAGGTGTGGTTTCAGCCCGAGATCAATACCGAAAGTGAACGCGAAAAGGCACGTTTGTCTTTCATATCGGGGGAAACGATCGATCTGAGCCGAACAGGATTAGCGATATCTACTCCGGTCATCCGACTAAAGGAAAAATATCTTGTTGGACAAGAACGCAAGTTGACGGTCGAGATCTCGTTGCCGACCGGAAAGGTACAATTCGGTGCTATTGGGAAGCGTTACGAAAAGATCGGGTCTGATGTCAACGATGAACGATTCCTCGTCGGCGTGCACATTTTGAGCTGCAGCGATGCTGATCGAGAAGCTTATACGACATTTCTTCGCAAAGGCGGACGTCTGAACGGGACTGCGTCCGCTATCACGCTTAATGCTGACGTGAAGTAG